A genomic stretch from Desulfonatronospira thiodismutans ASO3-1 includes:
- a CDS encoding 50S ribosomal protein L25, which yields MSELYNLKVEVRNEKGKSAARKLRKNDYVPGVYYDSSGETLPLKVRNGPFYKAWNQVGTTNVVELEYTHSGETHRKPCLIWSIDRHPYKKVYMHVDFYGVDLTKEVTIAVPVEVKGTPKGAEDGGIMRIFRQTLDLTCLPANIPSQVTIDVSKLDIGDNIYIEDLKMPAGAKVTFEENFAVVGLVPPMQEEPEAEAEEGSEEEGAREASEEEAAEE from the coding sequence ATGTCCGAACTTTACAATCTTAAAGTCGAAGTACGTAACGAAAAAGGCAAATCTGCAGCCCGGAAACTGCGCAAAAACGACTATGTACCCGGAGTCTATTATGACTCTTCCGGCGAGACTCTGCCTTTGAAGGTTAGAAACGGCCCCTTCTACAAGGCCTGGAACCAGGTGGGCACCACTAATGTTGTGGAACTGGAATATACCCACAGCGGAGAGACTCACAGGAAGCCATGCCTCATCTGGTCCATAGACCGCCATCCCTACAAGAAAGTATACATGCATGTTGATTTCTACGGTGTGGACCTGACCAAGGAAGTCACTATTGCCGTACCGGTGGAGGTCAAAGGCACTCCCAAGGGGGCGGAAGACGGCGGAATCATGCGCATATTCCGGCAGACACTGGACCTGACCTGTCTTCCGGCCAACATCCCCTCCCAGGTGACCATTGATGTCTCAAAGCTGGACATCGGGGACAATATTTACATTGAAGACCTGAAAATGCCCGCCGGAGCCAAGGTCACCTTTGAGGAAAACTTTGCCGTTGTCGGTCTGGTTCCGCCCATGCAGGAAGAACCCGAGGCTGAGGCTGAAGAAGGTTCGGAAGAAGAAGGTGCCCGGGAGGCTTCTGAAGAAGAGGCTGCAGAAGAATAG
- the pth gene encoding aminoacyl-tRNA hydrolase produces the protein MPNLNNPAGRITGPRLIAGLGNPGNRYRNTRHNMGFLVLDHAMDSARWEPGEHVRCLDEKNEFTLWEWTMPEDPAARYLLKPMTYMNRSGKAVARVADRLNILAESILVVHDEVDLPLGRVKLKFGGGLAGHNGLRSIADHLGSRDFARLRIGVGRPEDQISLSEYVLQKFTPEEQNDLKDSLDRSVAALRLLFTHGKQPALQHINSPGGDQAHNI, from the coding sequence ATGCCCAACCTGAACAATCCAGCAGGCCGGATAACCGGGCCAAGGCTGATAGCCGGGCTTGGCAACCCTGGCAACCGCTACAGAAATACCAGGCACAACATGGGCTTTCTGGTCCTGGATCACGCTATGGATTCTGCCCGGTGGGAGCCAGGGGAGCATGTCCGCTGTCTTGATGAAAAAAATGAGTTCACCCTTTGGGAGTGGACCATGCCTGAGGACCCGGCTGCAAGGTATCTGCTCAAGCCCATGACCTACATGAACCGAAGCGGAAAAGCCGTGGCCCGTGTGGCGGACCGGCTGAACATCCTGGCGGAGAGTATTCTGGTTGTGCATGATGAAGTGGATCTCCCTCTGGGCAGGGTCAAGCTCAAATTCGGCGGCGGTCTTGCAGGACACAATGGCCTGCGTTCCATAGCAGATCATCTTGGATCCAGGGATTTTGCCAGGCTGAGGATAGGCGTTGGTCGCCCTGAAGACCAGATTTCTCTTTCTGAATATGTGCTGCAGAAGTTTACTCCGGAAGAGCAGAATGACCTGAAAGACTCTCTGGACAGATCCGTAGCCGCCTTACGCCTTTTATTCACACACGGGAAACAGCCTGCCCTTCAGCACATAAATTCTCCTGGAGGCGACCAGGCACACAATATTTAA
- a CDS encoding ribose-phosphate diphosphokinase, translating into MPGHRELKIITGNANPELARGICDHLGMTLSPTLVCTFSDGESRVEIGDNVRGDDVFVVQPTCAPVNHNILELCLMLDALKRASVGRVTAVIPYYGYARQDRKVVPRVPISAKLVADFISVSGVNRILTIDLHAGQIQAFFNIPVDNLFAAEVLLTYLKQFGDQAVVVSPDAGGTERARAYAKRIGAELAIIDKRRDTPNTAQAMRVIGDVKDKVAIVLDDMIDTGGTMMEASKVLSEKGASKVLACATHPVLSGPAIERMEQSHFSEIVVTDTIPLSEKARASGKFQVISVASLLAKAIHNIHTESSVSVLFSH; encoded by the coding sequence ATGCCTGGACACAGGGAACTGAAAATAATAACCGGCAACGCCAACCCTGAACTCGCCAGAGGAATATGTGACCACCTGGGAATGACGCTTAGTCCTACCCTGGTCTGCACTTTCAGCGACGGAGAAAGCAGGGTCGAAATCGGAGACAATGTCAGGGGTGATGACGTTTTCGTGGTTCAACCCACATGTGCCCCTGTCAATCACAATATTCTTGAGCTCTGTCTCATGCTGGACGCCCTCAAAAGGGCCAGTGTTGGCCGGGTTACTGCAGTGATACCCTATTACGGATATGCCCGTCAGGACCGCAAGGTCGTCCCCAGGGTTCCCATAAGCGCCAAACTGGTTGCCGACTTCATCTCCGTTTCCGGCGTAAACCGCATTTTGACTATAGACCTGCACGCAGGGCAGATTCAGGCTTTTTTCAATATCCCGGTGGACAATCTTTTTGCTGCTGAAGTACTTTTGACCTACCTGAAGCAGTTCGGGGATCAGGCTGTTGTGGTCTCCCCCGACGCAGGAGGTACAGAGAGAGCCAGGGCTTACGCCAAGAGAATCGGTGCGGAACTGGCTATAATCGACAAGCGCCGCGACACTCCCAATACGGCCCAGGCCATGCGGGTCATAGGCGATGTCAAAGACAAAGTGGCCATAGTCCTGGACGACATGATCGACACCGGGGGCACCATGATGGAGGCCTCCAAGGTGCTGTCTGAAAAAGGAGCCAGCAAAGTGCTTGCCTGTGCCACCCATCCGGTACTGTCCGGACCGGCCATCGAGAGGATGGAACAGTCCCACTTTTCCGAAATAGTGGTCACTGACACAATACCCCTGAGCGAAAAAGCCAGGGCCAGCGGGAAGTTCCAGGTGATTTCCGTGGCCAGCCTTTTAGCCAAGGCCATCCACAACATTCACACAGAGTCTTCTGTCAGCGTTCTTTTTTCGCATTAA
- the rho gene encoding transcription termination factor Rho — protein MNLSDLKTKSMKELMQLSKEYEIENPSGMRKQELIFAILQSCASQNGTVSGEGVLEILPDGFGFLRSPMYSYMPGPDDIYVSPSQIRKFGLRTGDVVSGQIRPPKEGERYFALLRVNQVGFGEPSESKSLVLFDNLTPIYPDKRFVLENGAENLSSRVLDLLSPVGTGQRGLIVAPPRTGKTVLLQSIANSINANDPDVFMIVLLIDERPEEVTDMERTVDAEVVSSTFDEPPQRHVQVAEMVLEKAKRLVERKKDVVILLDSITRLGRAYNTITPSSGRVLSGGLDSNALQRPKRFFGAARNIEEGGSLTIIATALIDTGSRMDEVIFEEFKGTGNMEIYLDRHLADKRVFPAIDINRSGTRKEDLLLSEDVLNKVWILRKVLAPMNSVDSMEFLLDKMKGTKSNREFLDMMNK, from the coding sequence ATGAACCTATCGGACCTTAAAACCAAATCCATGAAAGAACTGATGCAGCTGTCCAAGGAGTACGAAATTGAAAATCCCAGCGGAATGCGCAAACAGGAACTTATTTTTGCCATTCTGCAGTCCTGCGCCTCTCAAAACGGTACAGTTTCGGGCGAAGGCGTTCTGGAAATTCTGCCTGACGGCTTCGGCTTTCTGCGCTCACCCATGTACAGCTATATGCCCGGGCCTGATGATATCTATGTATCACCATCCCAGATACGCAAATTCGGGCTGCGCACCGGAGACGTTGTTTCCGGACAGATCCGTCCCCCAAAAGAAGGCGAGCGCTACTTCGCCCTTCTTCGGGTCAACCAGGTCGGCTTTGGAGAACCTTCCGAATCCAAGAGCCTGGTGCTGTTTGACAACCTCACCCCTATTTACCCCGACAAGCGCTTTGTCCTGGAAAACGGTGCGGAAAACCTTTCTTCCCGGGTCCTGGACCTTTTAAGCCCTGTGGGCACTGGTCAAAGAGGACTGATTGTTGCTCCGCCGCGTACCGGAAAGACAGTGCTTCTGCAGTCCATTGCCAACTCAATCAATGCCAACGACCCGGACGTTTTCATGATTGTCCTGCTCATAGACGAGCGCCCCGAAGAAGTAACGGATATGGAAAGGACTGTCGATGCGGAGGTGGTCAGCTCCACTTTTGACGAACCTCCGCAGAGGCACGTGCAGGTGGCGGAAATGGTCCTGGAAAAAGCCAAAAGACTGGTGGAGAGGAAAAAAGACGTGGTAATTCTCCTGGACAGCATAACCAGGCTCGGCCGGGCCTACAACACCATCACCCCTTCCTCGGGCCGGGTTCTTTCAGGCGGACTGGACTCCAACGCCCTTCAAAGACCCAAGAGGTTTTTCGGAGCCGCCAGAAACATCGAAGAAGGAGGCAGCCTGACCATTATCGCCACCGCCCTCATCGACACCGGTTCACGCATGGACGAGGTCATTTTCGAAGAATTCAAGGGCACCGGCAACATGGAGATATACCTGGACCGCCATCTGGCCGACAAGAGGGTATTCCCGGCCATAGACATCAACCGCTCAGGCACTCGCAAGGAGGACCTGCTTCTGTCCGAGGACGTACTCAACAAGGTCTGGATCCTGAGAAAAGTGCTCGCCCCCATGAACAGTGTTGACAGCATGGAATTTCTGCTTGATAAGATGAAAGGAACCAAAAGCAACAGGGAGTTTTTGGACATGATGAACAAGTAG
- a CDS encoding M48 family metalloprotease: MQTLKRLKTFVCFFLILALMVPATQAKAFIFSEFTITDEAELGTKVHSLIRSNYHVVQDPEITSYIQDIASRLEKAAPPQPFPLQVDVVEDRSLNAMATVAGYMVLFSGMITRMETESELASIMSHELGHITQRHVARNIERSQKISAGALLGILAGALVGAEAGETMAVGSMAGAQSAFLSYSREDEREADHVGMNYLIEAGYNPKGMVSAMQKIRRLQFFSGGDIPSYMSTHPGVDERISYLRNRIERLDDELLKREDDNTRLYRVQTLLRARHDDPSKALEHFRKQSEHECLANLGMGIANSRMNRVRDAEQNFEKLLSISDQDPLFLREAGRFYFQYDRLDKAGELLQKAAMLNPDDSLALLFYARVLAEKGDTDTAISYFRETLKKMPENSRVHEFMARTYGEQGDNFMAHTHMAYAHIYNNQRSRADFHMDRVRAAAQTAEQEKKVKELEKAYEQRVQFWKKTS, translated from the coding sequence ATGCAGACCCTAAAACGCCTGAAGACCTTTGTTTGTTTTTTTCTGATCCTGGCTTTGATGGTACCTGCTACGCAGGCCAAAGCCTTTATTTTCAGCGAGTTCACCATCACTGATGAGGCTGAACTGGGGACAAAGGTACACAGTCTTATCCGCAGCAACTACCATGTGGTCCAGGATCCGGAAATAACCAGCTACATTCAGGACATTGCCTCCCGCCTGGAAAAAGCAGCGCCTCCCCAGCCTTTTCCGTTGCAGGTGGACGTGGTTGAAGACAGATCTCTCAATGCCATGGCCACTGTAGCCGGATATATGGTACTTTTTTCAGGCATGATCACCAGAATGGAGACCGAATCCGAACTGGCCTCCATCATGAGCCACGAACTGGGCCATATTACCCAGAGGCATGTGGCCCGGAATATTGAACGTTCCCAGAAAATAAGCGCCGGCGCCCTGCTGGGCATACTGGCCGGGGCACTTGTGGGCGCTGAAGCCGGTGAAACCATGGCGGTGGGCTCCATGGCCGGGGCGCAAAGCGCCTTTCTAAGTTATTCCCGGGAAGACGAGCGCGAGGCTGACCATGTAGGTATGAACTACCTTATCGAGGCCGGCTACAATCCCAAGGGCATGGTTTCCGCCATGCAGAAAATCAGGCGTCTGCAGTTCTTCTCCGGGGGAGACATCCCCTCCTACATGAGCACCCATCCCGGCGTTGATGAGCGCATCAGCTATCTCAGGAACCGAATTGAGCGCCTTGATGACGAACTTCTAAAACGCGAGGACGACAACACCAGGCTCTACAGGGTCCAGACCCTGCTGCGGGCCAGGCACGATGACCCATCCAAGGCCCTGGAACACTTCCGCAAGCAATCAGAGCATGAATGCCTGGCCAACCTGGGCATGGGCATAGCCAACAGCCGTATGAACCGGGTGCGGGATGCCGAGCAGAATTTTGAAAAACTTCTGTCCATAAGCGACCAGGATCCCCTTTTTCTCAGGGAAGCCGGCCGGTTTTACTTTCAGTACGACCGCCTGGACAAGGCGGGAGAGCTTTTGCAGAAAGCGGCAATGCTCAATCCCGACGACAGCCTTGCCTTGCTTTTTTATGCCAGGGTCCTGGCGGAGAAAGGCGACACTGACACAGCCATAAGCTACTTCCGGGAAACTCTGAAAAAAATGCCGGAAAACTCCAGGGTCCATGAATTCATGGCCCGCACTTACGGGGAGCAGGGTGACAATTTTATGGCCCACACCCACATGGCCTATGCTCATATTTACAACAACCAGAGGAGCCGTGCAGACTTTCATATGGACAGGGTCAGGGCGGCGGCCCAAACCGCGGAACAGGAGAAAAAGGTCAAGGAACTGGAAAAAGCTTATGAACAGAGGGTGCAGTTCTGGAAAAAAACCTCATGA
- a CDS encoding CarD family transcriptional regulator: MFSVGELVVYPAQGVGRVEKIEEQDLGGAKAVLYIVRILSNNVTLMVPVNNADNVGLRPVSGKGQGQEILSFLEDRSDFTGYSGQNWNRRYREYSDKLKSKDLQDVAYVLKELFLISRDKELSFGERRLMEQAMGLISMELSYALSIDQEEAKSRVEALFADILSPEVQEHDDQEDI, from the coding sequence GTGTTTTCAGTTGGCGAACTGGTTGTCTATCCCGCGCAGGGCGTGGGAAGGGTTGAAAAGATTGAAGAACAGGACCTGGGCGGAGCCAAGGCGGTACTGTACATAGTACGCATTCTCAGCAACAACGTCACCTTGATGGTCCCGGTAAACAATGCTGACAACGTGGGTCTAAGACCTGTCAGCGGCAAGGGCCAGGGACAGGAAATTCTATCCTTCCTGGAGGATCGCTCGGATTTCACCGGCTACTCCGGGCAGAACTGGAACAGGCGTTACCGGGAATATTCAGACAAACTCAAGAGCAAAGACCTGCAGGATGTCGCCTATGTTCTTAAGGAGCTGTTTCTCATCAGCAGGGACAAAGAGTTGTCTTTTGGAGAGCGCAGATTGATGGAGCAGGCCATGGGGCTCATATCCATGGAGCTGTCTTATGCCCTGAGCATAGACCAGGAAGAGGCCAAGTCCAGGGTGGAGGCTCTTTTTGCAGACATCCTGAGTCCGGAAGTCCAAGAACATGATGACCAGGAAGATATTTAG
- the yajC gene encoding preprotein translocase subunit YajC: protein MLLETMIFAMGADPEGGAGNPLAAFVPLILMFAIFYFLLIRPQQKKAKEHRNVLANLKRGDNVLTNGGVYARISDIQNDVLTLEVGDKTTIKANRNYIAGLADPNQDAVKRE from the coding sequence ATGTTATTGGAAACCATGATCTTTGCCATGGGGGCCGACCCGGAAGGCGGGGCAGGCAACCCCCTGGCAGCCTTTGTACCACTTATACTAATGTTTGCCATTTTCTATTTTCTGCTGATCCGTCCTCAGCAGAAAAAGGCCAAGGAACACCGCAATGTCTTGGCCAACCTCAAAAGGGGGGACAACGTTCTCACCAATGGGGGAGTGTATGCGCGCATCTCGGACATTCAAAACGATGTGCTCACCCTGGAGGTTGGCGACAAAACCACAATAAAGGCCAACCGCAATTATATTGCCGGACTGGCAGATCCGAACCAGGACGCAGTCAAAAGAGAGTAG